From the Clostridium putrefaciens genome, one window contains:
- the pta gene encoding phosphate acetyltransferase, which yields MEFMKNVWKSAKTDRKIIVLPEGDEDRTLIASEKINKEGLADVILVGSSDIIKAKAKVLGVDIEGIQIEDPETSSNTDKYAEEFYELRKNKGMTKEKALKIVKDPLYYGTMMVKMNDAHGMVSGAVHTTGDLLRPGLQIIKTAPGVSVVSSFFIMMVPNCNYGDDGMLIFSDCAVNPNPTADELASIAIATAETAKNLCKIEPKVAMLSFSTMGSAEHELVEKVRNATKIAKYRRPDLDIDGEMQLDAAIVPKVANQKAPNSKVAGNANVLIFPDLQSGNIGYKLVQRFGRAEAIGPISQGFAKPINDLSRGCSSEDIVNVVALTAVQAQTSK from the coding sequence ATGGAGTTTATGAAGAACGTATGGAAATCTGCAAAGACAGATAGAAAAATAATTGTACTTCCAGAAGGCGATGAAGATAGAACTCTTATCGCTAGTGAAAAGATCAATAAAGAAGGTCTTGCAGATGTTATATTAGTTGGTAGTAGTGATATAATAAAAGCAAAAGCAAAGGTTCTAGGTGTAGACATAGAGGGTATACAAATCGAAGATCCTGAAACATCGTCTAACACTGATAAATATGCAGAAGAATTTTATGAATTAAGAAAAAATAAAGGCATGACTAAAGAAAAGGCCTTGAAAATAGTAAAAGATCCACTTTATTATGGTACAATGATGGTTAAGATGAATGATGCTCATGGTATGGTATCAGGCGCTGTACATACTACAGGAGACCTTTTAAGACCAGGACTTCAAATAATAAAAACAGCACCTGGTGTATCTGTTGTGTCTAGTTTTTTCATTATGATGGTTCCAAACTGCAATTATGGTGATGATGGAATGTTAATATTTTCAGACTGTGCGGTTAATCCAAACCCAACGGCAGATGAATTAGCATCTATAGCTATAGCTACAGCCGAAACAGCAAAAAACTTATGTAAAATAGAACCTAAGGTTGCTATGTTATCTTTTTCAACTATGGGAAGTGCTGAACATGAATTAGTTGAAAAGGTAAGAAATGCTACAAAAATTGCAAAATATAGAAGGCCTGACTTAGATATAGATGGAGAGATGCAACTCGATGCTGCTATAGTTCCTAAAGTTGCTAATCAAAAGGCTCCAAATAGTAAAGTTGCAGGAAATGCTAATGTACTTATATTTCCAGATTTACAATCAGGAAATATAGGATATAAATTAGTTCAAAGATTCGGAAGAGCCGAAGCTATAGGACCAATATCTCAAGGATTTGCAAAGCCTATAAATGATTTGTCTAGAGGATGTAGCTCTGAGGATATAGTAAATGTTGTGGCTTTAACTGCGGTTCAAGCTCAAACAAGTAAATAA
- a CDS encoding elongator complex protein 3: protein MSKDYYIIPIFVPHEGCPHNCVFCNQDKITGEQEKVNAELVKNTIDEYLLTINNKEATIEVSFFGGTFTAIPVEKQRELLSVAKKYKESKLISKIRLSTRPDYIDVEILNTLKDYSVDIIELGIQSLDAEVLKGSGRGHSEEDAIKASKLIKDYGFTLGHQIMLGLPTDNFKKDIETTKKIIDMGPDICRIYPSLVIKDTPMELMYNKGVYKPYTLEEAIEVSKTIYMMLIENDINVIRIGLQPTENINKGKDIVAGPFHPAFRELVESDIWNDIIYEIIKEVKSEVTIQVPNKDLSKLYANKKVYFNKMKDRIESKSIIIKVNDDLKRGDFIIEFYENKKVLNLYSIIKK from the coding sequence ATGAGTAAAGATTATTATATTATACCTATATTTGTTCCTCATGAAGGATGTCCACATAACTGCGTATTTTGCAACCAAGATAAGATAACTGGGGAACAAGAAAAGGTAAATGCGGAGTTGGTAAAGAATACTATAGATGAATATCTATTAACTATAAATAACAAAGAGGCTACTATAGAGGTGTCGTTTTTTGGAGGAACTTTTACAGCAATACCTGTAGAAAAACAAAGGGAACTTTTAAGTGTAGCAAAAAAATATAAGGAATCTAAACTTATATCTAAAATAAGACTATCAACTAGGCCGGATTATATAGATGTAGAAATATTAAATACATTAAAAGATTACTCTGTAGATATAATTGAACTTGGTATACAATCTTTAGATGCAGAAGTCTTAAAAGGTTCGGGAAGAGGCCATAGTGAAGAAGATGCTATTAAAGCTTCTAAACTTATAAAAGATTATGGATTTACATTAGGACATCAAATAATGTTAGGATTGCCTACGGATAATTTTAAAAAGGATATAGAAACTACTAAAAAGATTATAGATATGGGACCTGACATTTGCAGGATATACCCCTCTCTTGTAATTAAAGACACTCCTATGGAACTTATGTACAATAAAGGAGTGTATAAACCATATACATTAGAAGAGGCAATAGAGGTATCTAAAACAATTTATATGATGCTTATAGAAAATGATATAAATGTTATAAGGATAGGACTTCAACCTACAGAAAATATAAATAAGGGTAAAGATATTGTAGCAGGTCCATTTCACCCTGCATTTAGAGAATTAGTGGAGAGTGATATATGGAATGATATTATATATGAAATTATAAAAGAAGTTAAATCAGAGGTGACAATACAAGTACCAAATAAAGATTTATCTAAACTTTATGCTAATAAAAAGGTGTATTTTAACAAAATGAAAGATAGAATTGAATCAAAATCTATTATTATAAAAGTAAATGATGATTTAAAACGAGGAGATTTTATAATAGAATTTTATGAAAATAAAAAGGTCCTAAATTTATATTCTATTATAAAAAAATAG
- the ylbJ gene encoding sporulation integral membrane protein YlbJ — translation MKLLLFITIILIVILLFYLLKSNRVNVLMTIVLTYFIISFILNPTLCIESSINGAKLFFTSLFPSLFPFIIITNILVAYDGVNIYSKFLGPLISRPLGLPSEASFPLIVSMLCGYPLGAKYSCELYDSGNINSSEFSKLISIASNSSPLFLIGSVGTSMVGNTRVGYLLLFSNYMSCIFMAIILKHKYKEPTSKFKFKTIKMSKHNNLGTVLKSSIENAITTTLNIGSYVVMFSVILAIIKNNVVFNIVLNKIYMISSLSKDSLSGIILGLIEVTNGCYLISKGDINYVLGLCFISFLCAFSGLAIIAQIHSFTHKYKEISIIKYVIRKAIQGIISFIITFVSLLFLNHKTLFTFSNKTPLTISFKSYIPILLLLFIYFSHYVSKKLFDVS, via the coding sequence TTGAAACTTCTTTTGTTTATAACCATAATTTTGATCGTTATCTTATTATTTTACTTATTAAAATCTAATAGAGTAAATGTTTTGATGACAATAGTACTAACTTATTTCATAATTAGCTTTATTTTAAATCCAACTTTATGTATAGAATCTTCTATAAATGGTGCCAAGTTATTTTTCACATCTTTATTTCCATCTTTATTCCCATTTATAATTATAACTAATATTTTAGTGGCCTACGATGGAGTAAATATTTATTCAAAATTCCTTGGACCCTTAATCTCGAGGCCGCTAGGGTTACCTAGTGAAGCTAGCTTTCCCTTAATCGTTAGTATGTTATGCGGTTACCCTTTAGGTGCAAAATACAGCTGTGAATTATACGATTCAGGAAATATAAATTCATCAGAGTTTTCTAAATTAATAAGTATAGCTTCCAATTCTAGCCCTCTTTTTTTAATAGGTTCTGTAGGCACCTCTATGGTTGGAAATACAAGGGTTGGTTACTTATTACTTTTTTCTAATTATATGTCCTGCATATTTATGGCTATTATTTTAAAACATAAATATAAAGAACCTACATCTAAATTTAAATTTAAAACTATTAAGATGAGTAAACATAACAATTTAGGAACGGTGCTTAAATCATCTATAGAAAATGCAATAACCACAACCCTTAACATAGGATCTTACGTGGTAATGTTTTCTGTTATTTTAGCTATAATAAAAAACAATGTTGTTTTCAACATTGTTTTAAATAAAATATATATGATTTCCTCTTTATCAAAAGACTCTTTAAGTGGAATTATTTTAGGGTTAATAGAAGTTACAAACGGTTGTTACCTTATATCTAAAGGTGATATAAATTATGTTTTAGGCTTATGCTTTATTAGTTTCTTATGTGCCTTTAGCGGACTTGCAATAATAGCGCAAATTCACTCTTTTACACATAAATACAAAGAAATTTCAATAATTAAATACGTTATAAGAAAAGCAATTCAAGGTATAATAAGTTTCATCATAACTTTTGTATCCTTATTATTTTTAAATCATAAAACCCTGTTTACTTTTTCAAATAAAACTCCCTTAACTATAAGTTTTAAAAGCTATATACCTATTTTATTATTACTCTTTATTTATTTTTCACACTATGTTTCAAAAAAGTTATTTGATGTTTCTTAA
- a CDS encoding nucleotidyltransferase has translation MKVAAIISEYNPLHNGHKLHIDKTKKDLNCDYLISIMSGNFVQRGLPSYIDKWNKSTVSVSNGIDLVIELPVIFSLSSAEFFAKGSAQILNSLGIVDYLSFGSEVGDVVPLKLIASILCNEPHEYKSLLKANLSYGLAFAKARSIALTEYITNNFPMYTLEFITKLLSSSNNILAIEYLKALYLLNSTIEPFTIKRLGSNYNDEGLNESFSSATSIRNHLETSDDLTLLKNHLPKSSYTLIESLIKTNYTFPKLEGMFPFIKYKALTDNNSLNKIPEASEGLHNKIYKSLWDSSSYEESFSKIKSKRYASTRINRLLCQYFIGFEDYSIDILRRSEPSYIRVLAFNHKGAELLKRIKNTSSLQIYTKLPKTLSPMLQLDLQSTRAYSVLNPSIRYNEDYLKSPIIIK, from the coding sequence ATGAAAGTAGCTGCTATTATCTCTGAGTATAATCCACTACATAACGGCCATAAACTTCACATTGATAAAACTAAAAAAGATTTAAATTGTGATTATCTCATCTCTATAATGAGTGGTAACTTTGTTCAAAGAGGTCTGCCCTCTTATATAGATAAATGGAATAAATCAACGGTGTCTGTTTCAAACGGAATAGACCTTGTTATTGAACTTCCTGTAATTTTTAGTCTTTCATCAGCTGAATTTTTTGCAAAGGGCTCTGCTCAAATATTAAATTCTTTAGGAATAGTTGATTATTTAAGCTTTGGAAGTGAGGTTGGTGATGTTGTTCCCTTAAAGCTTATAGCATCTATACTTTGCAATGAGCCTCATGAGTATAAGTCTTTGCTTAAAGCAAATCTATCTTACGGCCTTGCCTTTGCAAAGGCAAGGTCTATAGCTTTAACTGAATATATTACTAATAATTTTCCAATGTATACTCTAGAATTTATAACAAAGCTTTTAAGTTCTTCAAACAATATATTAGCCATAGAATATTTAAAAGCTTTATATTTATTAAATAGTACTATAGAGCCCTTTACTATAAAAAGACTTGGTTCAAATTACAATGACGAAGGTTTAAACGAGAGTTTTTCTAGTGCAACTTCAATAAGAAATCATCTTGAAACTTCAGATGATTTAACATTACTTAAAAATCATCTTCCAAAGTCTTCATACACCCTTATAGAAAGTTTAATTAAAACTAATTATACATTTCCAAAATTAGAAGGAATGTTTCCATTTATAAAATATAAAGCCTTAACAGATAACAACTCCTTAAATAAAATTCCAGAAGCTTCTGAAGGGTTGCACAATAAAATATACAAAAGTTTATGGGATAGCTCTAGCTACGAAGAATCTTTTTCTAAAATAAAAAGTAAAAGATATGCGTCTACAAGAATAAATCGGTTATTGTGCCAGTATTTCATTGGATTTGAAGATTACTCTATTGATATTTTAAGAAGAAGTGAACCAAGTTATATACGTGTTTTAGCTTTTAATCATAAGGGAGCCGAACTTTTAAAAAGGATTAAAAACACTTCATCCCTTCAAATATATACAAAACTCCCTAAAACTTTGTCTCCAATGCTACAATTAGATTTGCAAAGCACTAGGGCTTATAGTGTGTTAAATCCTTCTATACGGTACAATGAAGATTATTTAAAAAGTCCTATAATAATTAAATAA
- a CDS encoding acetate kinase, whose translation MKVLVINCGSSSLKYQLIDMTNEESLAQGLVERIGIEGSILTQKVEGREKYIVKEPMNDHKVAISIVLNTLVNKESGVISSMDEINAVGHRVVHGGENYSKSVIIDETVMKELEECSKLAPLHNPPNIIGINACKELMPQTPMVVVFDTAFHQTMPQKAYMYALPYELYKENKIRKYGFHGTSHKYVSAVAAECMNKDLKDIKMITCHLGNGASIAAINEGVCVDTSMGFTPLAGIVMGTRCGDIDPAIVTYLIKEVGYSVEETNNILNKKSGVLGLSGVSSDFRDIENAVGEGSERAVLALDVFNYRVKQTIGSYAASINGLDCLVFTAGLGENSPETRQSICDGLQFLGVKIDKEKNNVRGKVTEISSADSKVKVFLIPTNEELMIARDTKELLNK comes from the coding sequence ATGAAAGTATTAGTTATTAATTGTGGAAGTTCATCATTAAAATATCAACTAATTGATATGACAAATGAGGAATCTTTAGCTCAAGGATTAGTTGAAAGAATAGGTATTGAGGGATCAATATTAACACAAAAGGTAGAGGGTAGAGAGAAGTATATTGTTAAAGAGCCTATGAATGACCATAAAGTTGCAATTAGTATAGTGCTAAATACACTAGTTAACAAAGAAAGTGGAGTTATAAGCAGCATGGATGAAATCAATGCTGTAGGTCATAGAGTTGTTCATGGCGGAGAAAACTATTCTAAGTCAGTAATTATCGATGAAACAGTTATGAAAGAACTTGAAGAGTGCTCAAAACTTGCACCACTTCATAACCCACCAAATATAATTGGAATAAACGCATGTAAGGAACTTATGCCACAAACTCCTATGGTAGTGGTATTTGATACTGCGTTCCACCAAACTATGCCTCAAAAAGCATATATGTATGCATTGCCATACGAGCTATATAAAGAGAATAAAATCAGAAAATATGGATTCCACGGAACATCACATAAGTATGTTTCAGCAGTAGCAGCAGAATGTATGAACAAAGATTTAAAAGATATAAAAATGATAACTTGTCACTTAGGTAATGGAGCTAGTATTGCAGCTATCAATGAGGGCGTATGTGTTGATACAAGCATGGGATTCACTCCACTTGCAGGTATAGTCATGGGTACAAGATGTGGAGATATAGACCCTGCAATAGTTACATATTTAATAAAGGAAGTTGGTTATTCTGTAGAAGAAACTAACAATATATTAAATAAAAAATCAGGAGTTCTAGGATTATCAGGAGTAAGCAGTGACTTTAGAGATATTGAAAATGCAGTGGGCGAAGGTAGTGAAAGAGCAGTTTTAGCATTAGATGTATTTAATTATAGAGTTAAGCAAACAATAGGATCTTATGCAGCATCAATTAATGGACTTGATTGTCTTGTATTTACTGCAGGTCTTGGTGAAAACTCACCAGAAACAAGACAATCAATATGTGATGGATTACAATTCTTAGGAGTTAAAATAGATAAAGAGAAAAACAATGTAAGAGGTAAAGTTACTGAAATAAGTTCAGCAGATTCAAAAGTTAAAGTTTTTCTTATACCTACTAACGAAGAACTTATGATAGCAAGAGATACAAAAGAACTTTTGAACAAATAG
- the rpmF gene encoding 50S ribosomal protein L32: MGNPARKFSKGRRDSRRAQTFKLSAPGIVECPQCHEMKLGHRVCKNCGFYKGKEIVATEAK; encoded by the coding sequence ATGGGAAATCCAGCGAGAAAATTTTCTAAAGGTAGAAGAGACTCAAGGAGAGCGCAAACTTTTAAATTAAGTGCGCCAGGAATTGTTGAATGTCCACAATGCCATGAAATGAAACTTGGACATAGAGTATGTAAGAACTGTGGTTTTTACAAGGGAAAAGAAATAGTTGCTACTGAAGCAAAATAA
- the acpP gene encoding acyl carrier protein — protein MTFEQIKAIIADKLSVNENEINMESSFIEDLGADSLDIVELIMALEDEFDLEMADEDAEKMVTVKDVVDYIKEHIEE, from the coding sequence ATGACATTTGAACAGATAAAAGCAATTATAGCTGATAAATTAAGTGTTAACGAGAATGAGATTAATATGGAATCATCTTTTATAGAAGATTTGGGAGCAGATTCTCTTGATATAGTTGAACTTATAATGGCACTTGAAGATGAATTTGACTTAGAGATGGCAGATGAAGATGCAGAAAAGATGGTTACAGTTAAAGATGTGGTTGATTATATAAAAGAGCATATTGAAGAATAG
- a CDS encoding ATPase has protein sequence MDVIQLLEYLQEIIDGASKVPITGKIVLDKKEMLEVIDQIINYMPDEFKKAQWVLSEKERILEEAREEYDNIKGQTVDMMKKQVENHDITKEAKMKSQDIIALAQRDAKAIRLGARDYADEVLCQLDEEMKENSRQMIENIKKDVEGFMKILSEDLSQNSSTIRENIKELRNIK, from the coding sequence ATGGATGTTATCCAATTATTAGAATACCTTCAAGAAATAATAGATGGCGCATCAAAAGTTCCCATTACTGGAAAGATAGTACTAGATAAAAAAGAAATGCTAGAGGTAATTGATCAAATAATAAACTACATGCCAGATGAATTTAAAAAAGCTCAATGGGTTTTAAGTGAAAAAGAAAGAATTCTTGAGGAAGCTAGGGAAGAGTACGATAATATAAAGGGTCAAACTGTAGATATGATGAAAAAACAAGTAGAAAACCATGACATAACAAAAGAAGCTAAAATGAAGTCTCAGGATATAATAGCTTTAGCTCAAAGAGATGCTAAGGCAATAAGACTCGGAGCAAGGGATTATGCAGATGAAGTATTATGTCAATTAGATGAAGAAATGAAAGAAAACAGCAGACAAATGATAGAAAACATAAAAAAAGATGTAGAGGGTTTTATGAAAATCTTGTCTGAAGATTTATCACAAAACTCATCTACAATAAGAGAAAATATAAAGGAATTAAGAAACATCAAATAA
- a CDS encoding YceD family protein — protein MSVEIIELNKGKSFKKEVSFIYNKDTISYDGEDISFVRPIAVSGDISSSGDVITLIAKVETELELTCSRCLEKFNYPLNLNLNEKFSFDEEIEDENIIILNNDNLDITEVVENSIILTLPMKKLCSEDCKGLCQNCGTNLNNQNCDCDKDIIDPRLAKLKQLFSDD, from the coding sequence ATGAGTGTAGAAATTATAGAATTAAACAAAGGCAAGTCTTTTAAGAAAGAAGTATCTTTTATTTATAATAAAGATACAATAAGTTATGACGGAGAAGATATAAGTTTTGTAAGACCTATAGCAGTAAGTGGAGATATAAGTTCTAGTGGGGATGTAATAACTCTAATAGCTAAGGTTGAAACAGAATTAGAACTTACATGTTCTAGATGTCTTGAAAAGTTTAATTATCCTCTAAATTTAAATTTGAATGAAAAATTTTCTTTTGATGAAGAAATAGAGGATGAGAATATAATCATTTTAAATAATGATAATTTAGATATTACTGAAGTCGTAGAAAACAGTATAATATTAACATTGCCTATGAAGAAACTTTGTAGTGAAGATTGCAAAGGTCTTTGCCAAAATTGTGGGACTAATTTAAACAATCAAAATTGTGATTGTGATAAAGATATTATTGATCCAAGATTGGCAAAGTTAAAACAACTGTTTTCAGATGATTAA
- the plsX gene encoding phosphate acyltransferase PlsX: MKVAVDGMGGDNSPRIVVEGSIQALKEFEDLQIIITGKQEEINKELSKYEYDKSKIIVVDATEVIDTNEHPVMAIRRKKDSSLVKALNLVKNNEADAIISAGSTGAFMAGSLFIVGRINGIDRPALAPIMPGKNGKFMVVDCGANVDCKPNNLVQFAHMGKIYFENVLGINNPSIGLVNIGEEEEKGNELTKATYKLLKNESINFIGNIEPRDVPLGNTDIVVCDGFVGNTILKMYEGVSSSIFDVLKSEIMSSTRTKIGGLLLKPVFKRFKTKFDYKEYGGAAFIGVKGICIKAHGSSDGKAFKNAIKQAIIFYDNKIIEKISDEIESLQ, from the coding sequence GTGAAAGTTGCTGTAGATGGAATGGGTGGAGATAATTCTCCAAGAATAGTTGTAGAAGGCTCAATTCAAGCTTTGAAAGAATTCGAAGACTTACAGATAATAATTACAGGAAAACAAGAAGAAATAAATAAAGAACTGTCTAAATACGAATATGATAAAAGTAAAATTATCGTTGTTGATGCAACAGAGGTAATAGACACTAATGAGCATCCTGTAATGGCAATAAGAAGAAAAAAGGATTCTAGTTTGGTTAAAGCATTAAATTTAGTGAAAAACAATGAAGCGGATGCTATAATTTCTGCGGGTAGCACGGGGGCCTTTATGGCGGGATCTCTTTTTATAGTAGGACGTATTAATGGTATTGATAGACCAGCTCTTGCCCCTATAATGCCAGGTAAAAATGGAAAGTTTATGGTGGTAGATTGTGGAGCTAATGTAGATTGTAAACCTAATAATCTTGTTCAGTTTGCCCATATGGGGAAAATATATTTTGAAAATGTTTTGGGTATTAATAATCCGTCTATAGGATTAGTTAATATAGGTGAGGAAGAGGAAAAAGGAAATGAATTAACTAAGGCTACTTACAAGTTACTTAAAAATGAATCTATTAATTTCATAGGAAATATAGAACCTAGAGACGTTCCACTAGGAAATACAGATATAGTGGTATGCGATGGGTTTGTTGGAAACACAATTTTAAAGATGTATGAAGGTGTATCTTCTAGTATATTTGATGTTTTAAAATCTGAAATAATGAGTTCTACAAGAACTAAAATTGGCGGACTTTTATTAAAGCCTGTATTCAAAAGATTTAAAACTAAATTTGATTATAAGGAATATGGTGGAGCAGCGTTCATAGGTGTAAAGGGTATATGCATAAAAGCCCATGGAAGCTCGGATGGAAAAGCATTTAAGAATGCTATAAAGCAAGCTATTATATTTTACGATAATAAGATTATAGAAAAAATAAGTGATGAAATAGAAAGTTTGCAATAA
- the rnc gene encoding ribonuclease III: protein MKNYIENIKNIENQIDTIFNHKEYLLTAITHSSYANQFKNVEYNERLEFLGDSVLQLCITEYLFNNYKQKSEGDLTKLRSLIVCENSLYEIALMWGIGRHMRMSRGEELTGGRDRVSIQADCVEAVIAAVYLDKGIDYVTDFILKNFEEIINKAINQEIVLDYKTALQEKLQKDGEIEIDYELVKYEGPPHRRKFYTKVVINNKVMGEGDGYSKKESEQSSAKEALLKLEEIHE, encoded by the coding sequence ATGAAAAATTACATTGAAAACATAAAAAACATAGAAAATCAAATCGATACAATATTTAACCACAAAGAATATTTATTAACAGCTATAACGCATAGTTCCTATGCTAATCAGTTCAAGAACGTAGAATACAATGAAAGATTAGAATTTTTAGGTGATTCTGTGCTTCAATTATGCATAACAGAATACCTTTTTAATAATTATAAGCAAAAAAGCGAAGGTGATTTAACAAAGCTAAGGTCACTTATTGTATGTGAGAACTCTTTATATGAAATTGCATTAATGTGGGGCATTGGGAGGCACATGCGTATGAGTCGCGGGGAAGAGCTTACAGGTGGGCGTGATAGAGTTTCAATCCAAGCAGATTGCGTAGAAGCTGTAATAGCAGCAGTATACTTAGATAAGGGTATAGATTACGTTACAGACTTTATACTAAAGAACTTTGAAGAAATTATAAATAAGGCAATTAATCAAGAAATAGTACTAGATTATAAAACTGCTCTTCAAGAAAAACTTCAAAAGGATGGAGAAATTGAAATTGATTATGAACTAGTAAAATATGAAGGACCTCCTCATAGACGAAAGTTTTATACTAAGGTAGTAATTAATAATAAGGTCATGGGTGAAGGCGATGGATATAGTAAGAAGGAATCAGAACAAAGCTCTGCTAAAGAAGCATTATTAAAATTGGAGGAAATACATGAGTAA